A region from the Drosophila bipectinata strain 14024-0381.07 chromosome 3R, DbipHiC1v2, whole genome shotgun sequence genome encodes:
- the EndoA gene encoding endophilin-A yields MAFAGLKKQINKANQYMTEKMGGAEGTKLDMDFMEMERKTDVTVELVEELQLKTKEFLQPNPTARAKMAAVKGISKLSGQAKSNTYPQPEGLLAECMLTYGKKLGEDNSVFAQALVEFGEALKQMADVKYSLDDNIKQNFLEPLHHMQTKDLKEVMHHRKKLQGRRLDFDCKRRRQAKDDEIRGAEDKFGESLQLAQVGMFNLLENDTEHVSQLVTFAEALYDFHSQCADVLRGLQETLQEKRSEAESRPRNEFVPKTLLDLNLDGGGGGLNEDGTPSHISSSASPLPSPMRSPAKSMQQAVTPQRQQQPCCQALYDFEPENPGELGFKENDIITLLNRVDDNWYEGSVNGRTGYFPQSYVQVQVPLPN; encoded by the coding sequence ATGGCTTTCGCTGGTCTGAAAAAGCAAATCAACAAGGCCAACCAGTACATGACCGAGAAGATGGGCGGTGCTGAGGGCACCAAGCTGGACATGGACTTCATGGAGATGGAGAGGAAGACGGATGTGACCGTGGAGCTGGTGGAGGAACTGCAACTGAAGACAAAGGAGTTCCTGCAACCGAATCCCACGGCCAGGGCTAAAATGGCAGCTGTGAAGGGCATATCGAAGCTGAGCGGGCAGGCCAAGTCGAATACATATCCGCAGCCGGAGGGCCTTCTGGCGGAGTGCATGCTGACTTATGGGAAGAAGCTCGGCGAGGACAACAGCGTGTTCGCGCAGGCGCTCGTCGAGTTCGGCGAGGCGCTAAAACAGATGGCCGACGTCAAGTATTCGCTGGACGACAACATCAAGCAGAACTTTTTGGAGCCACTGCATCATATGCAGACCAAAGACCTCAAGGAGGTAATGCATCATCGCAAGAAGCTGCAGGGCCGGCGTTTGGACTTTGACTGCAAGCGTCGCCGGCAGGCCAAGGACGATGAGATTCGTGGTGCCGAGGACAAATTTGGCGAGTCCTTGCAATTAGCGCAGGTCGGCATGTTTAACCTTCTGGAGAACGACACCGAGCATGTGTCCCAGTTGGTCACCTTCGCCGAGGCACTATACGATTTTCACTCGCAGTGCGCCGATGTGCTGCGCGGCCTGCAGGAGACGCTGCAGGAGAAGCGCTCCGAGGCGGAGAGCCGGCCACGCAACGAGTTCGTGCCCAAGACGCTGCTCGATCTGAACTTGgacggcggtggcggcggcctCAACGAAGACGGCACGCCGTCTCACATCAGCTCGAGCGCCTCGCCGTTGCCCTCGCCGATGCGTTCGCCCGCCAAGTCGATGCAGCAGGCCGTGACCCCTCAGCGCCAACAGCAGCCCTGCTGTCAGGCGCTCTACGACTTCGAGCCAGAGAATCCTGGAGAGCTGGGCTTCAAGGAGAACGACATCATAACGCTGTTGAATCGAGTGGATGACAATTGGTATGAGGGCTCCGTGAATGGCCGCACCGGCTACTTCCCGCAGTCCTACGTCCAGGTGCAGGTTCCGCTGCCCAACTAA